In Streptomyces sp. NBC_01408, one DNA window encodes the following:
- a CDS encoding barstar family protein — MTLDPQPLAPALAAAEEAGWSTVRLDLDGVRTKAELMRRCGDALRLPEWFGGNWDALADALRDLSWLPDAAGRLVAVTSWRGYAAARPGDWEILREVLEEAVDFWREAGGSAPPLTVLVAEPEPGPAAGAPPRAPRLKRRRG, encoded by the coding sequence ATGACCCTGGACCCGCAGCCGCTCGCCCCCGCGCTCGCCGCCGCCGAAGAGGCCGGCTGGAGCACCGTACGGCTGGACCTGGACGGGGTGCGCACCAAGGCGGAGCTGATGCGCCGGTGCGGGGACGCCTTGCGGCTGCCGGAGTGGTTCGGCGGGAACTGGGACGCGCTGGCGGACGCGCTGCGGGATCTGTCGTGGCTGCCGGATGCGGCTGGGCGGCTGGTCGCCGTGACCTCGTGGCGTGGGTACGCCGCCGCGCGGCCGGGGGACTGGGAGATCCTGCGGGAGGTGCTGGAGGAGGCGGTGGATTTCTGGCGGGAGGCCGGGGGCTCGGCGCCGCCGTTGACCGTGCTGGTGGCCGAGCCGGAGCCCGGGCCGGCTGCCGGGGCTCCGCCCCGGGCCCCGCGCCTCAAGCGCCGGCGGGGCTGA
- the rpe gene encoding ribulose-phosphate 3-epimerase has translation MAAQICPSILSADFARLAEEAKAVEGADWLHVDVMDNHFVPNLTLGMPIVESLSRATDIPLDLHLMIADPDRWAPQYVEAGAGSVTFHAEAAAAPVRLAREIRAKGARASMALKPATPIEQYEDILPELDMLLIMTVEPGFGGQPFLDIMLPKIRRTRELISKHGLELWLQVDGGVSASTIERCAEAGADVFVAGSAVYGAVEPSAAVRTLREQADAAIAVAPWACDH, from the coding sequence ATGGCCGCTCAGATTTGTCCCAGCATCCTGTCCGCAGACTTCGCACGCCTCGCCGAGGAGGCGAAGGCCGTCGAGGGAGCCGACTGGCTGCACGTCGACGTGATGGACAACCACTTCGTCCCCAACCTGACCCTCGGCATGCCCATCGTGGAATCGCTGAGCCGGGCCACGGACATCCCGCTGGACCTCCACCTGATGATCGCGGACCCGGACCGCTGGGCCCCGCAGTACGTGGAGGCCGGCGCGGGCTCGGTCACCTTCCACGCCGAGGCCGCCGCGGCGCCCGTACGGCTGGCGCGGGAGATCCGGGCCAAGGGGGCGCGGGCGTCCATGGCGCTCAAGCCGGCGACGCCGATCGAGCAGTACGAGGACATCCTTCCCGAGCTCGACATGCTGCTGATCATGACTGTCGAGCCCGGCTTCGGCGGCCAGCCCTTTCTGGACATCATGCTCCCCAAGATCCGCCGGACCCGCGAGCTGATCTCCAAGCACGGTCTGGAGCTGTGGCTCCAGGTGGACGGCGGGGTCTCGGCCTCGACCATCGAACGCTGTGCCGAGGCGGGCGCCGACGTGTTCGTGGCGGGCAGCGCCGTCTACGGAGCGGTCGAGCCGTCGGCTGCCGTGCGCACGCTGCGTGAGCAGGCGGACGCGGCGATCGCCGTCGCGCCGTGGGCTTGCGACCACTGA
- a CDS encoding primosomal protein N': protein MVAEAKAKAPKAKPRTWRGAALAPELPIARVLVNKGVLHLDQTWDYAVPESLAEDAQPGVRVRVRFGAGEGRVREGRREGGGLIDGYLIERVAETDYEGPLAALAQVVSPERVLSPQIEQLARAVARRYGGSLADVLQLAIPPRHGQAESRPSPDPLPAPDAPAPGGWDRYPAGPGFLRELASGASPRAVWTALPGPGWPEELARAMAATLASGRGALAVLPDGRAAARVDEALTALVGKGLHSLLTAESGPQKRYSQWLAVHRGSVRAVIGTRAAMFAPVHRLGLVAIWDDGDASHSDTNVPHPHVREVLQLRSLTEGCGFLLGSTSCTVEAAQLVESGWARPLVADRETVRAVAPRIRTVGDELLARDGAARAARLPSLAWETVREGLKTGPVLVQVPRRGYVPRLACERCRTPARCRTCAGPLEAPDERELHCGWCGLQETAWHCEECGSFRLRAQVVGARRTAEELGRAFPAVPVRTSGRDHVLERVPDAPALVVSTPGAEPVAEGAGYAAALLLDGWAMVGFPDLRAGEEALRRWIAASCLVRGDGQVVVVAEPTLRPVQALVRWDPVGHALRELAERAELRFPPVSRMASVIGRGAAVEDFLAAADLPADAEILGPVPLPGRRGEPSPGERALVRVPPGSGAALATALKSAQAARLARGVAASDAVWVRIDPLDIG, encoded by the coding sequence ATGGTGGCCGAGGCGAAGGCCAAGGCACCCAAGGCGAAACCGCGCACCTGGCGCGGCGCGGCGCTGGCCCCGGAGCTGCCGATCGCCAGGGTCCTGGTGAACAAGGGTGTCCTGCACCTCGACCAGACCTGGGACTACGCCGTCCCCGAGAGCCTCGCCGAGGACGCCCAGCCCGGGGTCCGCGTCCGGGTGCGCTTCGGCGCGGGCGAGGGCCGGGTGCGGGAGGGGCGGCGCGAGGGCGGCGGCCTGATCGACGGCTACCTCATCGAGCGGGTGGCCGAGACGGACTACGAGGGCCCCCTGGCGGCCCTGGCCCAGGTGGTGTCGCCGGAGCGGGTGCTCAGCCCGCAGATCGAGCAGCTCGCCCGGGCCGTCGCCCGCCGCTACGGCGGCAGCCTGGCCGACGTCCTGCAACTGGCGATCCCGCCCCGCCACGGACAGGCCGAGAGCCGGCCCTCGCCCGACCCGCTGCCCGCACCCGATGCGCCCGCCCCCGGCGGCTGGGACCGCTACCCGGCGGGCCCCGGTTTCCTGCGGGAGCTGGCCTCCGGCGCGAGCCCGCGCGCGGTGTGGACCGCCCTGCCCGGACCGGGCTGGCCCGAGGAACTCGCCCGGGCCATGGCGGCCACCCTCGCCTCGGGCCGTGGAGCGCTGGCCGTGCTCCCCGACGGCCGCGCCGCCGCGCGGGTGGACGAGGCGCTGACCGCCCTCGTCGGGAAGGGCCTGCACTCCCTCCTCACGGCCGAGTCCGGCCCACAGAAGCGCTATTCCCAATGGCTCGCGGTGCACCGCGGATCCGTGCGGGCCGTCATCGGGACCCGGGCCGCGATGTTCGCCCCGGTGCACCGCCTCGGCCTGGTGGCGATCTGGGACGACGGGGACGCCAGCCACAGCGACACCAACGTCCCCCACCCGCACGTGCGCGAGGTGCTCCAGCTGCGCTCGCTGACCGAGGGCTGCGGCTTCCTGCTGGGCAGCACCAGCTGCACCGTGGAGGCCGCCCAGCTCGTGGAGTCCGGCTGGGCCCGGCCGCTGGTCGCCGACCGCGAGACCGTACGCGCCGTCGCGCCCAGGATCCGGACCGTCGGCGACGAGCTCCTGGCCCGGGACGGCGCGGCCCGGGCCGCCCGGCTGCCGAGCCTGGCCTGGGAGACCGTACGGGAGGGGCTCAAGACCGGGCCCGTACTCGTCCAGGTGCCGCGGCGCGGCTACGTGCCCCGGCTGGCCTGCGAGCGGTGCCGGACACCGGCGCGCTGCCGGACCTGCGCCGGACCGCTGGAGGCCCCGGACGAGCGGGAGCTGCACTGCGGGTGGTGCGGGCTCCAGGAGACCGCCTGGCACTGCGAGGAGTGCGGCTCGTTCCGGCTGCGGGCGCAGGTCGTCGGCGCCCGGCGGACCGCCGAGGAGCTCGGTCGGGCCTTCCCCGCGGTGCCGGTGCGCACCTCGGGCCGCGACCACGTCCTGGAACGCGTGCCCGACGCGCCCGCGCTCGTCGTGTCGACCCCCGGGGCGGAACCGGTGGCCGAGGGCGCCGGATACGCGGCCGCCCTGCTGCTGGACGGCTGGGCCATGGTCGGCTTTCCCGACCTGAGGGCCGGGGAGGAGGCCCTGCGGCGCTGGATCGCCGCGTCCTGCCTCGTACGCGGCGACGGCCAGGTGGTGGTCGTGGCCGAGCCGACGTTGCGGCCCGTTCAGGCGCTGGTCAGGTGGGACCCGGTCGGCCACGCGCTGCGGGAGCTGGCGGAACGCGCCGAACTGCGGTTCCCGCCGGTGTCCCGGATGGCGTCCGTCATCGGACGCGGCGCCGCCGTGGAGGACTTCCTGGCCGCCGCCGACCTGCCCGCGGACGCCGAGATCCTGGGCCCGGTGCCGCTGCCCGGGCGGCGCGGGGAGCCGTCGCCGGGGGAGCGGGCGCTGGTCCGGGTCCCGCCGGGCAGCGGAGCCGCGCTCGCCACGGCCCTCAAGTCGGCCCAGGCGGCCCGCCTGGCGCGCGGCGTCGCGGCCTCGGACGCGGTGTGGGTCCGGATCGACCCGCTGGACATCGGCTGA
- a CDS encoding CarD family transcriptional regulator: MTKSAVPRRHLPSSPFKAPVEPPLRQFSVGDRVTHDEHGLGRVVGIEEGIAVLVDFGSVQKRILSPYTKMAAL; this comes from the coding sequence ATGACAAAGTCAGCAGTACCTCGCCGCCATTTGCCGTCCAGCCCGTTCAAGGCCCCCGTGGAACCGCCGCTCCGGCAGTTCAGCGTCGGCGACCGGGTTACTCACGATGAGCACGGTCTGGGCCGTGTCGTCGGAATCGAGGAGGGGATCGCTGTTCTCGTCGACTTCGGGTCGGTCCAGAAACGAATCCTGAGTCCGTACACCAAGATGGCCGCTCTCTGA
- a CDS encoding sugar-binding transcriptional regulator: MSAGRSALRMGPAELVQAAAMARRFYLEGKSKIQIAEEFGVSRFKVARVLETALERDLVRIEIRVPAELDAERSDALRARYGLRHAVVVESPADATEDAPDPENLGAVAADLLGELVNEGDVLGLAWGRSTIHMAASLHRLPPCTVVQLTGVYDAGTAERGSVEAVRRAAQVSGGDAHPIYAPMLLPDPATAAALRSQTGIARAFEYFDKVTVAAVSIGSWEPGISTVHDMLTDEERAHYASLGVAAEMSAHLFDSEGRRVGRDLGERCITVEADRLRRIPEVVAIAGGLRKASAIGAVLRSGLVTSLVTDTAVADYLLTESAPGLRPALERADPDTDAA, translated from the coding sequence ATGTCGGCGGGACGGTCAGCCCTGCGGATGGGACCCGCGGAGCTGGTGCAGGCGGCGGCCATGGCCCGCCGCTTCTACCTGGAGGGCAAGTCCAAGATCCAGATCGCCGAGGAGTTCGGCGTGAGCCGCTTCAAGGTGGCCCGGGTCCTGGAGACCGCCCTCGAACGCGACCTCGTACGGATCGAGATCCGGGTGCCCGCCGAGCTCGACGCGGAGCGCTCCGACGCGCTGCGCGCCCGGTACGGGCTCCGGCACGCCGTGGTGGTGGAGTCGCCGGCCGACGCCACCGAGGACGCGCCCGACCCGGAGAACCTCGGGGCGGTCGCGGCCGATCTGCTGGGCGAACTGGTCAACGAGGGCGACGTACTGGGTCTGGCCTGGGGCAGGTCGACCATCCACATGGCCGCCTCCCTGCACCGGCTGCCGCCCTGCACCGTCGTGCAGCTGACCGGCGTGTACGACGCGGGGACCGCCGAGCGGGGCTCCGTGGAGGCCGTACGGCGGGCCGCGCAGGTCTCCGGCGGGGACGCGCACCCCATCTACGCGCCGATGCTGCTGCCCGATCCGGCGACCGCGGCCGCGCTGCGGAGCCAGACCGGGATCGCACGGGCCTTCGAGTACTTCGACAAGGTGACCGTGGCGGCCGTCTCCATCGGCTCCTGGGAGCCGGGGATCTCGACCGTCCACGACATGCTGACCGACGAGGAGCGGGCCCACTACGCCTCGCTCGGCGTCGCGGCCGAGATGTCCGCGCACCTGTTCGACTCCGAGGGCCGGCGGGTCGGCCGGGACCTCGGCGAGCGGTGCATCACCGTCGAGGCGGACCGGCTGCGGCGGATCCCCGAGGTCGTGGCCATCGCGGGCGGGCTGCGCAAGGCCTCGGCGATCGGGGCGGTGCTCCGCTCGGGGCTGGTGACCAGCCTGGTCACCGACACGGCGGTCGCCGACTACCTGCTGACGGAGTCGGCGCCCGGGCTGCGGCCGGCGCTGGAGCGGGCCGATCCCGACACGGATGCCGCGTAG
- a CDS encoding FAD-dependent oxidoreductase: MSAPAERAAAPAAASARADAERAENRKPVILAVDDDPQVLRAVRRDLRSAYGDRYRVLGASSAADALKILDSLDERGHDPALFLVDQRMPDVTGVEFLLEAVSRFPDARRVLLTAYAETDAAITAINRVRLDYYLLKPWDPPHERLFPVLDDLLSDWLATYRPAYDGIIVAGHLVSPGTHAVRDFFTRNGQPFRFLNVERDPEALTVIAAAQADAALPLVRFPDGAVLSAPTDIELAQRLGLATTASRPHYECVIVGAGPAGLAAGVYAASEGLSTLMLDSRAPGGQAGTSSLIENYLGFPSGLSGGDLTRRATIQASRFGAEILHPVEVVSLTRDDPAKILTLADGTEISAETVLLATGVSYNRLDAPGADRFEGAGLYYGAATTESSACISQHVFIVGGANSAGQAAVHFAKYAARVTILVRAQSLDASMSRYLIDEIDRTPNIEVRVRTTVVSLAGDEHLERITLHDADTGEEKEIPARFMFTFIGARPHTDWLAGVVERDDHDFVLTGSDLIANGGELPAEWSLERAPYPLETSVPGVFAAGDVRAHSVKRVASGVGEGAMAVSLIHRYRSMG, from the coding sequence ATGAGCGCCCCCGCGGAGCGCGCCGCCGCCCCCGCCGCCGCCTCGGCCCGCGCCGACGCCGAGCGCGCGGAGAACCGCAAGCCCGTCATCCTGGCGGTGGACGACGACCCGCAGGTGCTGCGCGCCGTCCGCCGCGACCTGCGCAGCGCGTACGGGGACCGCTACCGGGTGCTCGGCGCCTCCTCGGCCGCCGACGCCCTGAAGATCCTGGACTCCCTCGACGAACGCGGCCACGACCCGGCCCTGTTCCTGGTGGACCAGCGCATGCCGGACGTGACCGGCGTGGAGTTCCTGCTGGAGGCGGTCAGCCGCTTCCCGGACGCCCGCCGCGTGCTGCTGACGGCGTACGCGGAGACGGACGCGGCGATCACCGCCATCAACCGGGTCCGGCTGGACTACTACCTGCTCAAGCCCTGGGACCCGCCCCACGAGCGGCTCTTCCCGGTCCTGGACGACCTGCTGTCGGACTGGCTGGCCACCTACCGCCCGGCGTACGACGGGATCATCGTCGCCGGCCACCTGGTCTCCCCCGGCACCCACGCCGTCCGGGACTTCTTCACCCGCAACGGCCAGCCGTTCCGCTTCCTCAACGTGGAGCGGGACCCCGAGGCGCTGACGGTGATCGCCGCCGCCCAGGCCGACGCGGCGCTCCCGCTGGTCCGCTTCCCGGACGGCGCGGTCCTCTCCGCCCCGACCGACATCGAGCTCGCCCAGCGCCTCGGCCTGGCCACCACCGCCTCGCGCCCGCACTACGAGTGCGTCATCGTGGGCGCGGGCCCGGCGGGCCTGGCGGCCGGTGTGTACGCCGCCTCCGAGGGGCTGTCCACGCTGATGCTGGACTCCCGCGCCCCGGGCGGCCAGGCCGGCACCTCCAGCCTGATCGAGAACTACCTCGGCTTCCCCTCGGGCCTCTCGGGCGGGGACCTGACCCGCCGGGCCACCATCCAGGCCTCCCGCTTCGGCGCCGAGATCCTGCATCCGGTGGAGGTGGTCTCCCTGACCCGGGACGACCCGGCGAAGATCCTCACGCTGGCGGACGGTACGGAGATCAGCGCGGAGACGGTGCTGCTGGCGACCGGGGTCTCGTACAACCGCCTGGACGCCCCCGGCGCCGACCGCTTCGAGGGGGCCGGCCTGTACTACGGCGCGGCGACCACGGAGAGCTCGGCCTGCATCTCGCAGCACGTGTTCATCGTGGGCGGGGCCAACTCGGCGGGCCAGGCGGCCGTGCACTTCGCCAAGTACGCGGCCCGGGTGACCATCCTGGTGCGGGCCCAGTCCCTGGACGCGAGCATGTCCCGCTACCTGATCGACGAGATCGACCGGACCCCGAACATCGAGGTGAGGGTCCGTACCACCGTGGTCTCCCTGGCCGGCGACGAGCACCTGGAGCGGATCACCCTGCACGACGCGGACACGGGCGAGGAGAAGGAGATCCCGGCCCGTTTCATGTTCACCTTCATCGGCGCCCGCCCGCACACCGACTGGCTCGCGGGCGTCGTGGAACGCGACGACCACGACTTCGTCCTCACCGGCTCGGACCTGATCGCGAACGGGGGCGAGCTGCCGGCCGAGTGGAGCCTGGAACGCGCCCCCTACCCGCTGGAGACGAGCGTCCCCGGCGTCTTCGCCGCGGGCGACGTCCGGGCCCACTCCGTGAAACGGGTCGCCTCCGGCGTCGGCGAGGGGGCGATGGCCGTCTCCCTGATCCACCGGTACCGCTCGATGGGCTGA
- a CDS encoding antibiotic biosynthesis monooxygenase family protein: MTTTVEYIRYRIALDEQPAFESAYTRAAEALAASPECIDYELARCEEEKERYILRIRWTSVDAHLNGFRKGEHFPAFFGAIRPYVTAIEEMQHYTVTEVVGTGKAAG, translated from the coding sequence ATGACGACGACCGTCGAATACATCCGCTACCGGATCGCATTGGACGAACAGCCGGCCTTCGAGAGCGCGTACACCCGGGCGGCCGAGGCCCTGGCCGCCTCGCCCGAGTGCATCGACTACGAACTGGCCCGCTGCGAGGAGGAGAAGGAGCGCTACATCCTGCGGATCCGCTGGACCTCGGTCGACGCCCACCTCAACGGCTTCCGCAAGGGCGAGCACTTCCCGGCGTTCTTCGGCGCGATCCGCCCGTACGTGACGGCCATCGAGGAGATGCAGCACTACACGGTGACCGAGGTCGTGGGCACCGGAAAGGCCGCCGGATAA
- a CDS encoding ribonuclease domain-containing protein — protein sequence MIFRNVPRSLLRLLGAVFLCAALVGAVGCGGKTPAPAAASASAGLTAGPGTAEPTGGSAAPRWAEGMATVRADALPREARDVLVLIDRGGPYPYRQDGTVFGNFEKVLPRQKRGYYHEFTVRTPGERDRGARRIVTGQGGEFFYTDDHYETFKAVLR from the coding sequence ATGATCTTCCGGAACGTGCCCCGATCGTTGCTGCGTTTGCTGGGGGCCGTGTTCCTCTGTGCCGCGCTGGTCGGTGCGGTGGGCTGCGGCGGGAAGACACCCGCGCCTGCCGCCGCCAGCGCCAGTGCGGGCCTGACCGCAGGTCCCGGCACCGCTGAGCCCACGGGTGGGTCAGCCGCGCCCCGGTGGGCCGAGGGGATGGCCACCGTACGGGCCGACGCGCTGCCCCGCGAGGCCCGGGACGTACTCGTGCTGATCGACAGGGGCGGTCCGTACCCGTACCGGCAGGACGGGACCGTCTTCGGGAACTTCGAGAAGGTCCTGCCCCGGCAGAAGCGGGGCTACTACCACGAGTTCACGGTGCGCACGCCGGGGGAGCGGGACCGCGGGGCCCGGCGGATCGTGACGGGTCAGGGTGGGGAGTTCTTCTACACGGACGACCACTACGAGACCTTCAAGGCGGTTCTCCGATGA
- a CDS encoding alpha/beta hydrolase, whose product MQGIEEANHRDSGVNQTLLGHSYGSLVVGEAMSMHIDLPVDNAIMVGSPGVGVDHAKDLNIPPDRVFAATADHDLINIAPPPAGPLAPLNPKAYMELFDDHSIVHGTDPTTDDFGGQVFEVRDGKWPLEGWEMMPAHSQYWDERPLGSLAKIVTGGRP is encoded by the coding sequence ATCCAGGGCATCGAGGAAGCCAATCACCGTGACAGCGGCGTGAACCAAACGCTCCTGGGGCACAGCTACGGATCCCTGGTGGTGGGCGAGGCGATGAGCATGCACATCGACCTGCCGGTCGACAACGCGATCATGGTGGGCAGTCCAGGCGTGGGAGTGGACCACGCGAAGGATCTGAACATCCCACCGGACCGTGTCTTCGCGGCCACGGCCGACCACGACCTCATCAACATCGCCCCGCCGCCGGCAGGGCCCCTGGCCCCCCTCAACCCGAAGGCTTACATGGAGCTCTTCGACGACCATTCGATCGTCCACGGAACCGACCCGACCACCGACGACTTCGGGGGCCAGGTCTTCGAGGTCCGCGACGGGAAGTGGCCGCTCGAGGGCTGGGAAATGATGCCCGCGCACTCTCAGTACTGGGACGAAAGGCCCCTTGGTAGCCTGGCGAAGATCGTCACCGGAGGACGGCCGTGA
- a CDS encoding group II truncated hemoglobin, protein MSTTPTIYEWMGGAEAMDRLTDAFYAHALQDEILAPVFAGMDSEHPQHVAVWLSEVFGGPSDYSAHHGGHQHMATKHLGRAITEKQRRRWVDLLMDTADEVGLPTDPEFRGVFAYYIEWGTRMALIYSGPNPPPVDAAKIPVWSWGQTPPWIPKTPTD, encoded by the coding sequence ATGAGCACGACACCCACCATCTACGAGTGGATGGGCGGCGCGGAGGCGATGGACCGCCTCACCGACGCCTTCTACGCCCACGCCCTGCAGGACGAGATCCTGGCCCCGGTCTTCGCGGGCATGGACTCCGAGCACCCGCAGCACGTCGCGGTCTGGCTGTCGGAGGTCTTCGGCGGCCCGTCGGACTACTCCGCCCACCACGGCGGCCACCAGCACATGGCCACCAAGCACCTGGGCCGCGCGATCACCGAGAAGCAGCGCCGCCGCTGGGTGGACCTGCTCATGGACACGGCCGACGAGGTCGGCCTCCCGACGGACCCCGAGTTCCGCGGGGTGTTCGCCTACTACATCGAGTGGGGCACCCGCATGGCCCTGATCTACTCGGGCCCCAACCCCCCACCGGTCGACGCGGCCAAGATCCCGGTCTGGTCCTGGGGCCAGACCCCACCCTGGATCCCGAAAACCCCCACGGACTGA
- a CDS encoding UBP-type zinc finger domain-containing protein — protein MTMDLLCTHIDQIRPVKPGTEGCEECLVTGDSWVHLRMCLSCGHVGCCDSSKNRHATRHYRTSDHPIAASHEPGEDWAWCYTDQLMLDPA, from the coding sequence ATGACGATGGACCTGTTGTGCACACACATCGATCAGATACGTCCGGTGAAACCGGGGACCGAGGGCTGCGAGGAGTGCCTCGTCACCGGTGACAGCTGGGTGCACCTGCGGATGTGCCTCAGCTGCGGGCACGTCGGGTGCTGCGACTCCTCGAAGAACCGTCACGCCACCCGGCACTACCGCACCTCCGACCACCCCATCGCGGCCTCCCACGAGCCCGGTGAGGACTGGGCCTGGTGCTACACCGACCAGCTGATGCTGGACCCGGCATGA
- the fmt gene encoding methionyl-tRNA formyltransferase: MKLVFAGTPEVAVPALDALIASGRHEVAAVITRPDAPAGRGRRLVASPVAERAEEAGIEVLKPARPRDPDFQARLREIGPDCCPVVAYGALIPKSALEIPRHGWVNLHFSLLPAWRGAAPVQQSIMAGDQVTGASTFLIEEGLDTGPVYGILTEEIRPTDTSGDLLTRLAFAGSGLLAATMDGIEDGTLRAVAQPADGVSLAPKITVEDARIDWAAPAMRADRVVRGCTPAPGAWTVFRGERLKLISVGLAPDRTDLAPGVLAPAKNNVHVGTGSHAVELLWVQPQGKKPMRGADWARGVRIAPGERLGGADVG; encoded by the coding sequence GTGAAGCTGGTCTTCGCAGGCACCCCCGAGGTCGCCGTGCCCGCCCTGGACGCCCTGATCGCCTCCGGGCGGCACGAGGTGGCGGCCGTCATCACCCGGCCCGACGCGCCGGCCGGCCGCGGCCGCAGGCTCGTCGCCAGCCCGGTCGCCGAGCGCGCCGAGGAAGCCGGCATCGAGGTCCTCAAGCCCGCCCGGCCGCGCGACCCCGATTTCCAGGCCCGGCTGCGCGAGATCGGGCCGGACTGCTGCCCGGTCGTCGCCTACGGCGCGCTGATCCCCAAGAGCGCCCTGGAGATTCCCCGGCACGGCTGGGTCAACCTGCACTTCTCCCTGCTGCCCGCCTGGCGCGGGGCGGCCCCCGTCCAGCAGTCGATCATGGCGGGCGACCAGGTCACCGGCGCGTCCACGTTCCTCATCGAGGAGGGCCTGGACACCGGCCCGGTCTACGGGATCCTGACCGAGGAGATCCGGCCGACCGACACCAGCGGCGACCTGCTGACCCGGCTCGCCTTCGCCGGATCCGGCCTGCTCGCCGCCACCATGGACGGCATCGAGGACGGCACCCTGCGGGCCGTCGCGCAGCCCGCCGACGGGGTCTCCCTCGCACCCAAGATCACCGTGGAGGACGCCCGGATCGACTGGGCGGCCCCGGCCATGCGCGCCGACCGCGTGGTGCGCGGCTGCACCCCGGCGCCGGGCGCGTGGACCGTCTTCCGCGGCGAGCGACTCAAGCTGATCTCGGTGGGCCTGGCGCCCGACCGCACGGACCTGGCCCCCGGCGTGCTGGCGCCCGCCAAGAACAACGTCCACGTCGGCACCGGCTCGCACGCCGTGGAGCTGCTCTGGGTCCAGCCGCAGGGCAAGAAGCCGATGCGCGGCGCCGACTGGGCGCGCGGGGTGCGCATCGCCCCCGGCGAGCGGCTCGGCGGTGCGGACGTAGGCTGA
- a CDS encoding RsmB/NOP family class I SAM-dependent RNA methyltransferase has product MSEQSPPPSSAAGKRPARPHRRPKKDPVRKLAFDVLRAVDERDAYANLVLPPLLRKARQDETFQARDAALATELVYGTLRRQGTYDAVIKACIDRPLREVDPPVLDVLSLGAHQLLGTRIPTHAAVSASVELARVVLGDGRAKFVNAVLRKISAHDLEGWLERVAPPYEEDAEEHLAVYHSHPRWVVSALWDALGGGRAGIEDLLEADNERPEVTLVARPGRSTPEELLEAVGEDSALPGRWSPYAVRMSEGGEPGALEAVRDGRAGVQDEGSQLVAMALAAVPVEGRDERWLDGCAGPGGKAALLAALAAQRGAFLLASEKQPHRARLVGHALAGNPGPYQVIAADGTRPPWLPGSFDRVLMDVPCSGLGALRRRPEARWRRRPEDLEGFAPLQRGLLREALSAVRVGGVVGYATCSPHLAETRVVVDDVLKGRGAGAVPVSAELVDARPYMAGVPALGDGPDVQLWPHLHGTDAMYLALLRRTA; this is encoded by the coding sequence GTGAGCGAACAGTCCCCTCCCCCGAGCAGCGCCGCAGGCAAGCGGCCGGCCAGGCCGCACCGCCGTCCCAAGAAGGACCCCGTACGGAAGCTGGCCTTCGACGTGCTGCGGGCGGTGGACGAGCGCGACGCCTACGCGAACCTCGTCCTGCCCCCGCTGCTGCGCAAGGCCCGCCAGGACGAGACCTTCCAGGCACGGGACGCGGCGCTGGCCACCGAGCTGGTCTACGGGACGCTGCGCCGCCAGGGCACGTACGACGCCGTGATCAAGGCCTGCATCGACCGCCCGCTGCGGGAGGTGGACCCGCCGGTGCTGGACGTGCTCTCGCTCGGCGCCCACCAGCTGCTGGGCACCCGCATCCCGACCCACGCGGCCGTCTCCGCGAGCGTGGAGCTGGCCCGGGTGGTGCTCGGGGACGGGCGCGCGAAGTTCGTGAACGCCGTACTGCGGAAGATCTCCGCGCACGACCTGGAGGGCTGGCTGGAGCGGGTCGCCCCGCCGTACGAGGAGGACGCCGAGGAGCACCTCGCCGTCTACCACTCGCACCCGCGGTGGGTCGTCAGCGCCCTGTGGGACGCACTGGGCGGCGGCCGCGCCGGGATCGAGGACCTGCTGGAGGCCGACAACGAGCGGCCCGAGGTCACGCTGGTGGCGCGGCCGGGACGGTCCACGCCCGAGGAACTGCTGGAGGCGGTCGGCGAGGACTCCGCGCTGCCGGGCCGCTGGTCCCCGTACGCCGTGCGGATGTCCGAGGGCGGCGAGCCGGGCGCGCTGGAGGCCGTGCGCGACGGGCGCGCAGGCGTGCAGGACGAGGGCAGCCAGCTGGTGGCGATGGCGCTGGCGGCTGTACCGGTCGAGGGCCGCGACGAGCGCTGGCTCGACGGCTGCGCGGGCCCCGGCGGCAAGGCGGCCCTGCTCGCGGCGCTGGCGGCGCAGCGCGGGGCGTTCCTGCTGGCCTCGGAGAAGCAGCCGCACCGGGCGCGCCTCGTGGGGCACGCGCTGGCCGGCAACCCCGGCCCCTACCAGGTCATCGCGGCGGACGGCACCCGGCCGCCGTGGCTCCCGGGCTCCTTCGACCGGGTCCTGATGGACGTGCCGTGCTCGGGCCTGGGCGCGCTGCGCCGTCGGCCCGAGGCCCGCTGGCGCCGCCGCCCGGAGGACCTGGAGGGCTTCGCGCCGCTCCAGCGCGGGCTGCTGCGGGAGGCGCTCTCGGCGGTACGCGTGGGCGGTGTCGTGGGCTACGCGACCTGCTCGCCGCACCTGGCGGAAACCCGGGTGGTCGTGGACGACGTACTGAAGGGCCGCGGCGCGGGCGCCGTCCCGGTCTCCGCCGAACTGGTCGACGCCCGGCCGTACATGGCGGGCGTACCGGCGCTGGGCGACGGCCCGGACGTCCAGCTGTGGCCGCACCTGCACGGCACGGACGCGATGTACCTGGCGCTGCTGAGGCGCACGGCGTAG